In Zingiber officinale cultivar Zhangliang chromosome 8B, Zo_v1.1, whole genome shotgun sequence, a single genomic region encodes these proteins:
- the LOC122014101 gene encoding uncharacterized protein LOC122014101, with translation MKTTRGKGLQEPHRCPLSSLPLDLCRKDGTFAFDYNLFFSYFKELVGKEVMVELNNDLAIRGTLDSVDQYLNIKSMAPFLSLLFTSQVDAQRAQPVMVSKPLDGVGIGGRVRGGACSRACPSASSNPPLICARDSGEAEEKDVRSRDMMLRSKSVHRRARSLSPLRNLPFRWRPHGAADEERGGDGEKAPDRKKIKSEEAPAPPVSASSRSSSSSSASSSSSSGWSSKRWIFLKDFLHRKKSEGSGHAKEKFWRTISFSAPKDSPRPTSPPEPETTPQPAESAARREQMTQPRRQQRPVNGLGARRWATAPSAHEWLYTANRAQAEEMNQRTFLPYRQGLLGCLWFGSKGYGAIDGFARSLNHVPWR, from the exons ATGAAGACGACCAGGGGGAAAG GTTTGCAAGAACCTCACCGCTGCCctctttcctctctccctctcgatCTTTGCCGCAAAGATGGTACCTTTGCTTTCGACTACAAC CTATTCTTCTCGTACTTCAAGGAGTTGGTAGGTAAAGAAGTGATGGTGGAGTTGAACAACGATCTCGCCATCAGAGGAACCCTCGACTCCGTCGACCAATACCTCAACATCAAGTCGATGGCGCcgtttctttctcttctcttcactTCTCAGGTGGATGCGCAGCGTGCCCAGCCTGTCATGGTCTCCAAG CCTCTTGATGGTGTTGGTATTGGTGGCAGAGTTCGTGGTGGAGCGTGCTCCAGGGCTTGCCCCTCGGCATCGTCGAATCCTCCTTTGATTTGCGCACGGGATAGCGGAGAGGCGGAGGAGAAGGACGTCCGAAGCCGGGATATGATGCTGCGGAGTAAGTCTGTGCATCGGAGGGCTAGATCGCTATCTCCGTTGAGAAATCTACCCTTTCGCTGGCGGCCGCATGGCGCGGCGGACGAGGAGAGGGGTGGAGATGGGGAGAAGGCACCAGATCGAAAGAAGATCAAGTCAGAAGAAGCTCCCGCACCGCCCGTCTCGGCGTCCTCccgctcctcctcttcttcctcggcGTCCTCTTCGTCCTCCTCGGGGTGGAGCTCAAAGCGGTGGATCTTTCTGAAAGATTTCCTCCACCGGAAAAAGAGCGAAGGTAGTGGCCACGCAAAGGAGAAGTTCTGGCGCACCATCTCTTTCTCGGCTCCAAAAGACAGTCCGAGACCCACGTCGCCGCCAGAACCCGAGACGACTCCACAGCCGGCGGAGTCCGCGGCGCGTCGAGAACAGATGACCCAGCCGCGGCGGCAACAGAGGCCGGTCAATGGGCTGGGGGCGAGGCGGTGGGCGACGGCGCCGTCAGCGCACGAGTGGCTCTACACTGCGAACCGGGCTCAGGCGGAGGAGATGAACCAGCGAACCTTCCTCCCATACCGGCAGGGCCTCCTGGGCTGCCTTTGGTTCGGCTCCAAGGGCTACGGCGCCATCGACGGGTTCGCCCGCTCTCTCAACCACGTTCCGTGGAGGTAA